A region of [Bacteroides] pectinophilus DNA encodes the following proteins:
- a CDS encoding NAD(P)-binding protein — translation MSRLKIATKNVAGQTVERLYKDLERRIVASPPGICPVDLALNFLRLCHAQTCGKCVPCRVGLGQLADYLNQVLEGEATMETLGEIERLAKVISNSADCAIGYEAANMVLRGLEGFRDDYVAHIKNGKCTNHITQAIPCVALCPAGVDIPGYIALVNEGRYADAVRLIRKDNPFPTACALICEHPCEARCRRSMFDTAVNIRGLKRFAVDNAGVVPAPPCAAATGKRVAIVGGGPSGLSAAYFLSLMGHKCVVYEMKSKLGGMLRYGIPNYRFPRERLQEDIDCVLSTGVEVKYNTKIGENFSIKDLRDQYDAVYIAIGAHNDKKIGIEGEDSNNVMSAVELLDNIGNDNVPDFTGKTVAVVGGGNVAMDCVRSAVRLGAKRAIIAYRRRKEDMTALPEEVEGALEEGCELMELSSPVRIEADENGNAVALWVKPQIIGRMDEWGRARPSDSSKPEVRVACDIVIVAIGQGIESRHFEEAGMPVKRGNITAMDDGEIINIPGVFAGGDCVTGPATVIRAIAAGKVAAANIDEYLGYNHLISVDIDIPAASHADKPACGRVNLTNVPADERKCNFDHIECGMTLEEAEQESSRCLRCDHFGYGNFKGGRAEIW, via the coding sequence ATGAGCAGACTTAAAATTGCAACTAAGAATGTTGCCGGCCAGACTGTAGAGAGACTGTATAAGGATCTTGAGAGACGTATTGTGGCAAGTCCTCCGGGAATATGCCCTGTAGATCTTGCACTTAATTTCCTCAGACTATGCCATGCACAGACATGCGGTAAATGTGTGCCGTGCCGTGTAGGACTCGGACAGCTTGCAGATTACCTTAATCAGGTCCTTGAAGGAGAGGCAACAATGGAGACGCTTGGCGAGATAGAAAGGCTTGCCAAGGTAATAAGTAACTCGGCTGACTGTGCAATCGGATATGAGGCAGCCAATATGGTACTCAGGGGGCTTGAAGGTTTCCGTGACGATTATGTTGCACATATCAAAAATGGCAAATGTACCAATCACATAACCCAGGCAATACCTTGTGTTGCATTGTGCCCTGCGGGAGTTGATATTCCGGGATATATCGCGCTTGTTAATGAAGGAAGATATGCAGATGCAGTGCGTCTTATAAGAAAGGATAATCCTTTCCCTACAGCGTGTGCACTTATATGTGAGCATCCATGTGAGGCAAGATGCCGCAGAAGTATGTTTGACACGGCAGTTAATATAAGAGGACTTAAAAGATTTGCTGTGGATAATGCAGGAGTTGTGCCGGCACCTCCATGTGCCGCGGCAACCGGTAAGAGAGTTGCTATTGTCGGAGGTGGTCCAAGCGGACTCAGTGCAGCGTATTTCCTTTCGCTTATGGGGCATAAGTGCGTTGTTTATGAGATGAAGTCCAAGCTTGGCGGAATGTTAAGATACGGAATACCTAATTACCGGTTTCCAAGAGAACGCCTTCAGGAAGATATTGACTGTGTTCTGTCAACAGGAGTTGAAGTTAAGTATAATACAAAGATTGGTGAGAATTTCTCAATTAAGGATCTTAGAGACCAGTATGATGCCGTTTATATTGCAATCGGTGCCCATAACGATAAGAAGATAGGAATAGAGGGTGAAGACAGCAATAATGTTATGTCGGCGGTTGAGCTGCTTGATAATATAGGTAACGATAATGTACCTGATTTTACCGGCAAGACGGTTGCTGTTGTCGGCGGTGGTAATGTTGCAATGGACTGTGTACGCTCAGCGGTAAGACTTGGTGCTAAGAGAGCAATAATTGCCTACAGAAGGCGTAAGGAAGATATGACAGCGCTTCCTGAAGAAGTGGAAGGAGCACTTGAGGAAGGCTGTGAACTTATGGAGCTCAGCAGTCCGGTAAGAATAGAGGCTGATGAGAACGGCAATGCCGTGGCATTGTGGGTTAAGCCACAGATAATCGGAAGAATGGATGAATGGGGAAGGGCCAGACCATCTGATTCATCAAAGCCTGAGGTGAGGGTCGCATGTGATATCGTAATAGTCGCAATCGGACAGGGTATTGAGAGCCGTCATTTTGAGGAGGCGGGAATGCCTGTCAAGAGAGGCAACATAACAGCCATGGATGATGGCGAGATTATCAATATACCGGGTGTATTTGCCGGAGGTGACTGTGTAACCGGGCCTGCAACTGTAATACGTGCTATTGCCGCAGGTAAGGTGGCAGCGGCCAATATAGATGAATATCTCGGATATAATCATCTCATAAGCGTTGATATAGACATTCCGGCGGCAAGCCATGCGGACAAGCCGGCGTGCGGAAGGGTTAATCTTACCAATGTGCCTGCGGATGAGAGAAAATGCAATTTTGATCATATCGAATGCGGCATGACTCTTGAAGAGGCTGAGCAGGAGTCTTCGCGCTGCTTAAGGTGCGACCACTTTGGCTATGGTAACTTTAAAGGAGGAAGAGCAGAGATATGGTAA
- a CDS encoding C-GCAxxG-C-C family protein: MGNRTDKAAELHNKGYNCAQAVACSFCDEFGIDEAAMFRLTEGMGLGMGCMEGTCGAVNGAVTILGLLNSSANLEKPDSKGQTYKLSKELVETFKNKNKSIVCKDLKGVETGEVLRSCPGCIEDAVIILEKILEEHR, translated from the coding sequence ATGGGAAACAGAACTGATAAAGCGGCAGAATTACACAATAAGGGATATAACTGCGCACAGGCTGTAGCATGCAGTTTTTGTGACGAATTTGGGATTGATGAGGCAGCGATGTTCCGTCTGACAGAAGGCATGGGGCTTGGAATGGGATGTATGGAAGGAACTTGTGGTGCGGTTAACGGAGCGGTTACAATACTCGGACTGCTTAACAGTTCGGCCAACCTTGAGAAGCCAGACTCAAAGGGACAGACATATAAGCTTTCAAAAGAGCTTGTCGAGACATTTAAAAACAAAAATAAGTCAATAGTATGCAAAGACCTCAAGGGTGTTGAGACGGGAGAAGTGTTAAGAAGCTGCCCGGGATGTATTGAAGACGCAGTTATTATCCTTGAGAAGATATTGGAAGAACACAGATAA
- a CDS encoding DUF362 domain-containing protein translates to MIQTLYNVDGYDEDKIYSAICRSFETLGIINDIHPGMKVVLKPNLVMAKSPQFPVTTHPAVINAAARYFHDNGITDITLAESSGGLYNAEYIKNIYRVCGLKSLHPYIKLNMDFTSKVVTCREGFVNHTFNLITPIVEADYVVNICKLKTHSMTGYSGGIKNLFGTIPGLEKPQMHYRWPKIEDFSNMLLELAQTVNPAVTIIDAIDAMEGNGPTGGTSHPLNLIMAARDFYTQDYFAAQLMKLNPMDVVMIRQAVERGLALPDEIELAGEQIPEGLTPFEKPDTHKLDFSTSVPPFLARPATMLMKHFLKSYPKVNPDICVGCGRCAESCPAHIIKIKDKKAHFTKKGCISCFCCQEMCPAKAISVKRAL, encoded by the coding sequence ATGATACAGACGCTTTACAATGTAGACGGATATGATGAGGATAAGATATACAGTGCTATATGCAGATCTTTTGAGACACTCGGAATAATTAATGATATCCACCCGGGAATGAAAGTTGTGCTGAAGCCTAATCTTGTCATGGCAAAGAGCCCACAGTTTCCCGTAACTACACATCCGGCAGTAATTAATGCAGCAGCACGGTATTTCCACGATAACGGAATAACAGACATAACACTTGCCGAAAGCTCAGGCGGACTGTATAACGCGGAATATATCAAAAATATATACCGTGTATGCGGTCTTAAGAGCCTTCACCCGTATATAAAGCTTAATATGGATTTTACATCTAAGGTGGTTACATGCCGCGAAGGTTTTGTGAACCATACATTCAACCTTATAACTCCAATCGTCGAAGCTGATTATGTTGTTAATATATGTAAGCTTAAGACACATTCCATGACCGGCTATTCCGGCGGAATAAAGAACCTTTTCGGAACAATCCCCGGTCTTGAGAAACCTCAGATGCACTATCGCTGGCCTAAGATTGAAGATTTTTCCAATATGCTGTTGGAGCTTGCACAGACAGTTAATCCGGCTGTTACTATAATTGATGCCATAGATGCCATGGAGGGTAACGGTCCTACAGGAGGCACGTCACATCCTCTTAACCTCATTATGGCTGCAAGAGATTTTTACACACAGGATTACTTTGCAGCACAGCTTATGAAACTTAATCCTATGGATGTTGTTATGATACGTCAGGCCGTAGAACGCGGGCTTGCCCTGCCTGATGAGATTGAACTTGCCGGTGAGCAGATTCCTGAAGGACTTACGCCGTTTGAGAAACCGGATACGCATAAGCTTGATTTTTCTACGAGTGTGCCTCCGTTTCTTGCACGTCCGGCCACCATGCTAATGAAACATTTCCTTAAGTCTTACCCTAAGGTTAATCCGGATATATGCGTCGGATGCGGCAGATGCGCCGAGAGCTGCCCTGCCCATATAATAAAGATAAAAGATAAAAAAGCACATTTTACAAAGAAAGGCTGTATCTCATGCTTCTGTTGCCAGGAGATGTGTCCTGCCAAAGCCATCTCTGTAAAACGTGCATTATAA
- a CDS encoding methyl-accepting chemotaxis protein, protein MRIIKNLSVKIKLLVPALLMVLCMIVMAVTNYFSFNSVMDASRKISSEYAQSISILGDMSANFESLQRVIFAHCIATDGSTKRNLTTESEKLKSEIDDQCAQLEGRLADDESRQEYQKFKEAYANYVKNFEQAIKYSNDGQSQQAVSIANSSLTNLGNQISKLMEQLIDANHDGMDMAIQHQTDAYNSAIITSAVFLFIAMAVAAVTIIIIRFEVTKPMTATNKKLGEIVSSIDKGQGNLTERIAVDGKDEIAQLGNGINTFIGTLQNIMQEITSDSDKLEDIVGNVLESVKKANENSCDVSSVMEELSATMQEISATVTTVDDNTGTVDNNTKDIADASDNLLKYTEDMKKRAEELSTMAQNNKDNTNSVMEGILVALNKAIDDSKSVQRVNELTDEILSISGQTNLLALNASIEAARAGEAGRGFAVVADEIRQLADSSRDTANNIQNINTMVVAAVKALVDSSNELVAYINETILPDYDSFVASGRQYDDDAAHINGVVTHFHELTAEQKKLVNSISEAIDGIATAIGESASAVTTAAMNTNDLVEDMSKVSDVMQENKQIADALKSEADRFTEV, encoded by the coding sequence ATGCGTATTATAAAAAATCTGAGCGTTAAGATAAAGCTTCTTGTACCTGCACTGCTCATGGTATTATGTATGATTGTTATGGCAGTAACGAATTATTTCAGCTTTAATTCGGTAATGGATGCAAGCAGGAAGATATCATCAGAATACGCACAGAGCATATCAATATTAGGAGATATGTCGGCTAATTTTGAATCACTGCAGAGGGTAATATTTGCACATTGCATTGCCACTGACGGATCAACAAAGCGTAATCTTACTACTGAATCGGAAAAACTTAAGTCGGAGATTGATGACCAGTGCGCGCAGCTTGAGGGCAGACTTGCTGATGATGAGTCAAGACAGGAATATCAGAAGTTCAAAGAGGCTTATGCCAACTACGTAAAGAACTTTGAGCAGGCGATTAAGTACAGTAACGACGGTCAGTCACAGCAGGCTGTAAGTATTGCTAATTCATCACTTACTAATCTCGGCAATCAGATAAGCAAGCTTATGGAACAGCTTATCGATGCCAATCATGATGGCATGGATATGGCAATACAGCATCAGACAGATGCTTATAATTCGGCTATAATTACATCGGCGGTATTCCTTTTTATTGCGATGGCGGTAGCTGCAGTTACAATTATTATTATCCGTTTTGAGGTTACAAAGCCTATGACGGCTACTAATAAGAAGCTTGGAGAGATAGTAAGCAGCATTGATAAAGGGCAGGGTAATCTTACAGAACGCATAGCAGTAGATGGCAAGGATGAGATTGCACAGCTTGGTAATGGAATTAATACATTCATAGGAACACTGCAGAATATAATGCAGGAGATTACCAGTGATTCTGACAAGCTTGAGGATATTGTCGGTAATGTCCTCGAAAGCGTTAAGAAAGCCAACGAGAATTCATGTGATGTATCATCTGTAATGGAAGAGCTTTCAGCAACAATGCAGGAGATATCTGCAACAGTGACTACTGTGGATGACAATACGGGTACTGTTGACAATAATACAAAGGATATTGCCGATGCATCTGACAATCTTCTTAAGTATACTGAGGATATGAAGAAGAGGGCTGAGGAACTCAGCACGATGGCACAGAATAACAAGGATAACACCAATTCGGTAATGGAAGGAATTCTTGTTGCACTTAATAAGGCAATTGATGACAGTAAGAGTGTACAGCGTGTCAATGAACTTACTGATGAGATACTGAGTATATCAGGACAGACTAATCTGCTTGCCCTGAATGCATCGATTGAAGCGGCAAGAGCAGGCGAAGCAGGACGCGGATTTGCTGTTGTTGCGGATGAGATAAGGCAGCTGGCTGATTCAAGCAGGGATACGGCTAATAATATCCAGAATATTAATACAATGGTTGTTGCAGCGGTAAAGGCACTTGTTGACAGTTCTAATGAGCTTGTTGCATATATTAACGAGACGATACTTCCTGATTATGACAGCTTTGTTGCGTCAGGAAGACAGTATGATGATGATGCGGCTCACATTAACGGAGTTGTCACACATTTCCATGAGCTTACAGCTGAGCAGAAGAAGCTTGTGAACAGTATATCAGAGGCTATTGACGGAATTGCAACAGCTATAGGTGAGAGTGCAAGTGCAGTAACGACAGCTGCAATGAATACTAATGATCTTGTTGAAGACATGTCTAAGGTATCAGATGTAATGCAGGAGAATAAGCAGATAGCTGATGCACTTAAGTCAGAGGCTGACAGATTCACAGAAGTATAA
- a CDS encoding phosphopentomutase: MARFKRIFVIVIDSLGIGEMADSADFGDIGVNTLGHISQSRDTFAIPNLAELGMADLVNLKQAAPCDRPKGYYLKLNERSNGKDTMTGHWEMMGIYTQKPFKTFSEHGFPKELIDELEKRTGRKIIGNKSASGTQILDELGEREINNGELIVYTSADSVLQICGNEETMGLDTLYHYCRIARELTMREEWRVGRVIARPYTGMKRGEFIRTANRHDYALSPTGRTVLDALKESGRDVISVGKISDIFNMQGITEVNRSKSSVHGMEQTIAIADRDFDGLCYVNLVDFDALWGHRRNPQGYGDELERFDVKLGELLGHLRSDDLLMITADHGNDPTYKGTDHTREKVPLLVYSPSLSGYGQLDEQDTFGVIGATIADNYGIAMPEGTIGTSLMAKFQ, translated from the coding sequence ATGGCACGTTTTAAAAGGATATTTGTTATAGTAATTGATTCACTTGGAATCGGAGAGATGGCTGATTCGGCAGATTTTGGGGATATAGGTGTCAATACGCTCGGGCATATATCACAGAGCAGGGATACATTTGCAATACCTAATCTTGCAGAGCTTGGAATGGCGGATCTTGTGAACCTGAAGCAGGCTGCACCATGTGACAGGCCTAAGGGATATTATCTTAAGCTTAATGAGAGAAGCAATGGTAAAGATACAATGACCGGCCACTGGGAGATGATGGGGATATATACACAGAAACCGTTTAAGACATTCAGTGAGCACGGATTTCCGAAGGAACTTATTGATGAGCTTGAGAAGAGAACAGGACGGAAGATAATAGGCAATAAGAGCGCGAGCGGAACACAGATTCTTGATGAGCTTGGCGAGCGTGAGATTAATAACGGCGAACTTATTGTGTATACATCAGCGGATTCGGTGCTTCAGATATGCGGCAATGAAGAGACAATGGGGCTTGATACGCTGTATCATTACTGCAGGATAGCAAGAGAACTGACGATGCGTGAGGAATGGCGCGTCGGAAGGGTAATAGCAAGACCGTACACGGGAATGAAGCGCGGTGAATTTATAAGAACAGCCAACAGGCACGATTATGCACTGAGTCCGACAGGCAGGACTGTTCTTGATGCGCTTAAAGAGTCGGGCAGAGATGTGATATCAGTCGGCAAGATAAGTGATATATTCAACATGCAGGGGATAACAGAGGTGAACAGGTCCAAGAGTTCGGTTCACGGAATGGAGCAGACTATTGCAATAGCAGACAGGGATTTTGACGGCCTGTGTTATGTGAATCTTGTTGACTTTGACGCATTGTGGGGACACAGGCGGAATCCACAGGGATACGGTGACGAACTGGAGCGCTTTGATGTGAAGCTTGGAGAACTTCTGGGGCATCTGAGAAGTGATGACCTGCTTATGATTACGGCTGACCATGGTAATGATCCGACGTATAAGGGAACGGACCATACAAGAGAGAAGGTCCCTCTTCTTGTATATTCACCTTCGCTAAGCGGTTACGGACAGCTCGATGAGCAGGATACGTTTGGCGTTATAGGTGCTACAATAGCAGATAATTATGGTATCGCAATGCCGGAAGGAACAATTGGTACATCTTTAATGGCAAAATTTCAGTAA
- a CDS encoding nitronate monooxygenase family protein, translated as MLMKCLELGDKCAKYPVIQGGMGVGVSLSQLAGAVAHAGGVGVISSAQIGFDEPDFKTNTREANIRALTRHIKNALAMKREGLVGVNVMVALKDYREHVRTAAQAGADIIISGAGLPVDLPELVAGTGTKIAPIVSSVKAVKVILSMWERKYKRTADMVVIEGPEAGGHLGFSREDIESGIRERFDDEIRGIIECVKGYAERFGVHIPVIAAGGIFNGDDVRHALSLGADGVQAATRFVATKECDASDAYKQAYIDASADDITIIKSPVGMPGRALNNSFIRRTKDNPERITECFGCLAHCNPSQVPYCITKALINAVRGDIENGLIFCGSNVSRIDRIITVDELIGELIV; from the coding sequence ATGTTAATGAAATGTCTGGAACTTGGTGATAAATGCGCAAAATACCCTGTTATTCAGGGCGGAATGGGAGTGGGAGTAAGTCTTTCACAACTTGCGGGTGCGGTGGCACACGCGGGAGGAGTGGGAGTTATTTCGTCAGCTCAGATTGGCTTTGACGAGCCTGATTTTAAGACTAATACAAGAGAAGCCAATATAAGAGCTCTTACAAGACATATAAAAAATGCACTTGCAATGAAGCGTGAGGGGCTTGTAGGTGTCAATGTAATGGTGGCGCTTAAGGATTACAGGGAGCATGTAAGGACAGCAGCACAGGCCGGTGCTGATATAATAATAAGCGGAGCCGGACTTCCGGTAGATCTTCCGGAGCTTGTTGCGGGAACCGGAACAAAGATTGCACCGATTGTATCGTCAGTTAAGGCAGTGAAAGTAATATTGTCAATGTGGGAGCGGAAGTATAAAAGAACGGCGGACATGGTTGTGATAGAAGGACCGGAAGCAGGCGGCCATCTTGGATTCAGCAGGGAAGATATAGAATCAGGTATCAGAGAGAGATTTGATGATGAGATAAGAGGGATAATTGAGTGTGTTAAGGGGTATGCAGAACGCTTTGGCGTACATATTCCTGTAATTGCAGCGGGCGGAATATTCAATGGCGATGACGTAAGGCATGCACTGTCTCTTGGGGCAGACGGAGTGCAGGCAGCCACACGGTTTGTGGCGACGAAGGAATGTGATGCCAGTGATGCATACAAACAGGCGTATATAGATGCATCGGCTGATGACATAACAATCATAAAAAGCCCTGTAGGCATGCCCGGACGTGCGCTTAATAACAGCTTCATACGCCGCACAAAGGATAATCCCGAACGCATAACGGAATGCTTCGGATGCCTTGCACACTGCAATCCTTCACAGGTTCCGTACTGTATAACAAAGGCACTTATAAATGCGGTCAGGGGCGATATTGAAAACGGTCTTATATTCTGTGGAAGCAATGTTTCACGGATAGACCGCATAATAACAGTTGATGAGCTTATTGGTGAATTGATCGTATAA
- a CDS encoding DUF3842 family protein, producing the protein MNILIIDGQGGKLGKQLVNSILKRYPEHNVTVAGTNAVATSSMLKGTQLRGATGENAVIVGARKADVIIGPVGIVIADALLGEISPAMAVAVGQSAAVKILLPVNRCDNLVAGITDQSINVIIEDALDKIGKIDNA; encoded by the coding sequence ATGAATATACTTATTATAGACGGTCAGGGCGGCAAGCTTGGAAAACAGCTTGTTAATTCAATTTTAAAGAGATATCCGGAACATAATGTGACTGTTGCAGGAACCAATGCCGTCGCAACATCATCTATGCTCAAAGGTACACAGCTGCGCGGGGCAACAGGTGAGAATGCGGTTATTGTCGGGGCGAGAAAAGCAGATGTGATTATAGGACCCGTCGGAATTGTCATTGCGGATGCGCTGCTTGGTGAGATATCACCGGCGATGGCTGTGGCAGTCGGACAGAGTGCTGCAGTGAAGATTCTTCTGCCTGTCAACAGATGCGATAACCTTGTGGCAGGAATAACTGACCAGTCAATTAATGTGATAATAGAGGATGCACTTGATAAGATAGGGAAGATAGACAATGCTTGA
- a CDS encoding DUF378 domain-containing protein: MGNSTLNCIAHTLIIIGAINWGLIGFFGFDLVAFLFGNMSWISRIIYAIVGLCGLYALSFYSILAHQES; this comes from the coding sequence ATGGGAAACAGCACACTAAACTGCATTGCGCATACACTTATAATCATAGGTGCAATCAACTGGGGGCTTATCGGATTCTTCGGATTTGACCTTGTTGCATTCCTCTTCGGCAATATGTCATGGATCTCAAGAATCATATATGCAATAGTTGGTCTGTGTGGATTGTATGCACTGTCCTTCTACTCAATCCTCGCTCATCAGGAGTCCTAA
- a CDS encoding serine hydrolase → MGNKRFTRGRRRRNAGVLARLNIRLKNSSNPDKRRNYNGNNTNSGDYRTANQGSQAYRREMKRRARRREILINRIKYGTAALIILAVLITGIVRMAGCAISHIKGGSNQADEVVQTLAYVEPSSQEPVKQVITIPQPVKSADYKDITSEKVKSAYISLVDIDSHEIIAGRQYDAKIYPASMTKVMTLIIAVENIRDMNDTFTMTTELIDPLVRENASRAGFDPGEKVTANDLLYGLILPSGADAAQALARMIAGSEEEYAGLMNAKCAEIGLKNTHFANTSGLYDADQYTTPVEMGMIMEYAMQNELCAKVLSTYQYTTAPSPQHPGGIALTSTMFSRMYGTEAEGVTITAGKTGYITESGNCLVSYAVKGDKHYVCVTSGGTNKWDSIFDDIELYGNYLP, encoded by the coding sequence ATGGGGAATAAAAGATTTACAAGAGGCAGGCGCAGAAGGAATGCAGGAGTGCTTGCCAGACTTAACATAAGGCTGAAAAATAGCAGTAATCCGGACAAAAGAAGGAATTATAACGGTAATAATACCAATTCCGGAGATTATAGAACTGCTAATCAGGGCAGTCAGGCATACAGAAGAGAGATGAAAAGACGTGCAAGGAGACGCGAAATTCTTATAAACAGAATAAAATACGGAACAGCAGCACTTATAATTCTTGCGGTGCTTATCACGGGAATTGTAAGAATGGCAGGATGTGCCATATCACATATAAAGGGCGGCAGCAATCAGGCAGATGAAGTTGTGCAGACGTTGGCCTATGTTGAACCTTCATCGCAGGAGCCGGTTAAGCAGGTGATTACAATTCCGCAGCCGGTGAAGTCTGCTGATTACAAAGATATAACGTCGGAAAAGGTCAAGAGTGCATATATATCGCTTGTGGATATAGACAGTCATGAGATTATTGCCGGAAGACAGTATGACGCAAAGATATATCCGGCCTCGATGACGAAGGTTATGACGCTCATAATAGCTGTTGAGAATATCAGGGACATGAATGATACATTTACAATGACGACGGAGCTTATAGACCCGCTTGTCAGGGAGAATGCATCAAGAGCGGGATTTGATCCCGGGGAAAAGGTTACAGCTAATGATCTGCTTTATGGGCTTATCCTTCCTTCGGGAGCGGATGCTGCGCAGGCACTTGCAAGAATGATTGCAGGCTCAGAAGAGGAATATGCCGGGCTCATGAATGCCAAATGCGCAGAGATAGGCCTTAAAAATACTCATTTTGCCAATACTTCAGGATTATATGATGCCGACCAGTATACAACACCGGTAGAGATGGGAATGATAATGGAGTATGCGATGCAGAATGAACTGTGTGCGAAGGTGCTTTCAACTTATCAGTATACAACGGCACCATCACCGCAGCATCCGGGCGGAATAGCTCTTACAAGTACAATGTTCAGCAGAATGTATGGTACTGAAGCGGAAGGCGTTACGATTACTGCCGGTAAGACCGGATATATCACGGAATCAGGCAACTGCCTCGTAAGCTATGCTGTCAAGGGAGATAAACACTATGTGTGTGTAACTTCGGGCGGAACTAACAAATGGGATTCTATATTCGATGATATAGAGCTCTACGGCAATTATCTGCCATAG
- a CDS encoding sodium:solute symporter family protein, producing MFNIPFIIVLVYVALLFALSIFMSVKARRDGENFLLYKGKNNMWLTAVTIAGLAIGGASTIGIAENAFTKGLSAGWYDLAWAIGAVVCSLVLVKKLRASGYTTISEMTRNMYGTAAEKIMIVSMIIIQCGIIALQYKAGGSILYSLLPGVFSDVKTATLFSFIIFMLIAFVGGMGSVSVSNIMNITLIYVGVIVATFVVLFNEGGWDAAVAMAAANPDVPYMSLWEGMGVSGILGWIVVMCGNTNSVQGAVQIALTSRSDKDAVRGFQIGALMMIPVGFLCALLGVASKALYPEGAASTALPVILMSLPAGIAGLTLAGLWAADMSTACSMLIGLSTTCSRDVFFKTKFGKRFEEKTFLVNKIIIAIVGTVTYIVSTQFTSILGAMQKALSLAIGTSFIVLGGLLFPKFAGKRAGFFTILASIACIITWSLFPAIGKVFFNQIGFYMLVVCGIVFIAVSLLDKEKVA from the coding sequence ATGTTTAATATTCCATTTATTATAGTTCTTGTTTATGTAGCTCTGCTTTTTGCGCTCAGCATTTTTATGTCAGTAAAGGCGCGCAGGGACGGTGAGAATTTCCTGCTATACAAGGGAAAGAATAATATGTGGCTGACGGCAGTTACGATTGCCGGACTTGCAATCGGCGGTGCGTCAACAATCGGTATTGCTGAGAATGCATTTACCAAGGGACTGTCAGCGGGATGGTATGACCTTGCGTGGGCTATCGGTGCAGTTGTGTGCAGTCTTGTGCTTGTAAAGAAGCTTCGTGCGAGCGGATATACAACAATAAGTGAGATGACAAGGAATATGTATGGTACTGCGGCAGAGAAGATAATGATTGTGTCCATGATTATTATCCAGTGCGGAATCATTGCATTACAGTATAAGGCAGGCGGAAGCATTCTGTATTCACTCCTTCCGGGAGTATTCAGTGATGTTAAGACCGCAACACTTTTCAGTTTTATTATATTCATGCTTATTGCGTTTGTTGGTGGAATGGGCTCAGTAAGTGTGAGTAATATTATGAATATTACGCTTATATATGTAGGCGTTATAGTAGCAACATTTGTTGTTTTATTTAATGAGGGCGGCTGGGATGCGGCAGTTGCAATGGCAGCAGCTAATCCTGACGTGCCTTACATGAGCCTTTGGGAAGGTATGGGAGTATCAGGTATTCTCGGATGGATAGTTGTAATGTGCGGTAATACCAATTCTGTTCAGGGAGCTGTACAGATTGCACTTACATCCAGGTCAGATAAGGATGCGGTAAGAGGCTTCCAGATTGGTGCGCTTATGATGATACCGGTGGGATTTTTATGTGCACTTCTTGGTGTGGCTTCAAAGGCACTCTATCCTGAAGGCGCAGCTTCAACAGCGCTTCCTGTAATACTTATGAGTCTTCCTGCGGGGATTGCAGGACTTACGCTTGCAGGTCTGTGGGCGGCAGACATGTCAACAGCATGCAGCATGCTTATCGGACTTTCTACTACATGCAGCCGTGATGTATTCTTTAAGACTAAGTTTGGAAAGAGATTTGAAGAAAAGACATTTCTTGTTAATAAGATAATAATTGCGATTGTCGGAACTGTTACGTATATTGTTTCAACACAGTTTACAAGTATTCTCGGTGCTATGCAGAAGGCGCTTTCGCTTGCAATAGGAACATCATTTATTGTACTTGGAGGCCTTCTCTTCCCTAAGTTTGCCGGTAAGAGAGCAGGGTTCTTCACAATACTTGCGTCAATTGCATGTATCATTACATGGAGCCTATTCCCTGCAATCGGTAAGGTTTTCTTTAATCAGATAGGCTTCTATATGCTTGTGGTATGTGGAATTGTGTTTATAGCAGTAAGTCTGCTTGACAAAGAAAAAGTTGCTTAA